The DNA window TCCAAGCTCGACGCCCTCCCGGACCGCCCGGGGGTCTACCGCTACTACGACGCGGGCGGCGAGCTGCTCTACGTGGGCAAGGCCAAGTCGCTGCGCTCGAGGGTGCGCTCCTATTTCCAGCCCTCCGCGCAGCACCCGCCGCGCACGAGGGCGCTGGTCGAGTCGGTCGCCGACCTCGAGATCATCGTCGTCGACACGGAGACCGAGGCGCTGATCCTCGAGTCGAACCTCATCAAGAAGGAGCGGCCGCGTTTCAACGTCGTCCTTCGCGACGACAAGAACTTCCCCTACCTGAAGCTCTCGCTCGAGGACACCTACCCCCGGGTGTCGCTCGTGAGGCGCGCGCGGCTCGACAAGAACCTCTACTTCGGGCCGTTCATCCCGGCCTCGCTCGCGCGGCGCTCGATGAAGATGGTCCCGCGTTATTTCCAGGTCGCGACCTGCAACGAGGTCTTCGACGGCAAGCGCCGGCCCTGCCTCTACTTCCACCTCGACCAGTGCCTGGCCCCGTGCGCGGGGAAAACGACCCCCGACGAATACGGGAAGGCGGTTCAGCACGCGCGCCTTTTCCTGGAGGGGCGGCACAAGGACCTCGAGGCCTCGCTCGCGTCCCGGATGAAGGAGGCGTCGGACGCCCTGGAGTTCGAGAAGGCGGCGCGCCTGCGCGACACGCTGCGCACGGTCGAGAAACTCGCCGTCCGGCAGCACATCGCCTCGGTCGGGCTCGAGGAGCAGGACTACTTCGCCCACCACGCGGAGGGAAGCCAGGCGGCGCTGCAGCTCTTCCAGATGCGGCAGGGGAAGGTCCAGGCGCGGCGCGAGTTCACCTTCGACGAGATCGACTTCGAGCCCGCGTCGTTCTACGCGAGCGTGCTGGCGCAGTACTACGCCGACCAGGAGCCCCCGCCCGAGGTCTACCTCCCCGAGGCGCCGGCGGACGCGGAGCTCCTCGAGCGGTTCCTGGCGGGAAGGCGCGGCGGGCGGGTGACCCTCAAGGTCCCCGAGCGCGGGGTGAAGAAGCGGTTCCTCGAGCTCGTGCGCAAGAACGCCCTGCTCGCCTTCGAGTCGCGATTCCGCGCCGCCCACGCGCACGGGGTCGAGGCGCTCGAGTCGCTCGCCGAGGTCCTCGGCCTCGACGAGCCGCCGTTCCGGATCGAGTGTTTCGACATCTCCAACATCCAGGGGTCCGACTCGGTCGCGTCGATGGTGGTGTGGGAAGGGGGGAAGCCCAGGAAGTCCGACTACCGCACCTTCACGATCCGGAGCGTCTCCGGCCCCGACGACTTCGCGTCGATGGCCGAGGCGGTCACGAGACGCTACCGCCGCCTGCTCGAGGAGGACCGCCGCCTTCCCGACCTCGTCCTCATCGACGGCGGGCCGGGACAGCTCGGGGCGGCCGTGCGCGCCCTCGCGATCGAGGGGCTTCCGATGCTCCCGATCGTCTCCCTCGCCAAGAGGGAGGAGGAGATCTTCGTCCAGGGGGAAGGGGAGCCGATCCGCCTCGCCCGCTCGCACCCCGCCCTCCAGCTGCTCCAGCGCGTGCGCGACGAGGCCCACCGCTTCGCGGTCGCCGCCCACCGCGGCAAACGTTCCCGGCGGACGATCCGGACCGCGCTGACCGACGTCCCCGGGATCGGCCCCGCGACGGCGAAGAAGCTCCTCCGCCTGTTCGGGAGCCTGGACGGGGTGAAGGGGGCGAGCGACGAGGCCCTCGTCCGGGCGGCCGGGGCGAAGGCTGCGGCGGCGATCCGGGCGCATTTCGGAGCGACGCTCTATATTCCGCCGCCATGAGCGTCGTGCGTCGAGCGCTGCTCGTCCTCGTCGTCGCCCTGATCGCAGGGGCCGGTGTGGTCTTCGCGCGCGTCTGGCAGGCGACGCATCCGGCGCGCGCCGCCCGTGCCGACCAGGCGATCGCCCTCGACCTCGCGAAGGCCGAAGGGGTCACGTTCAAGGCCGCCGACGGCGTCGAGCTGCGCGGCTGGTTCCTCGAGGGTACGGCCGGGGGGCCCGCGGTCATCCTGTGCCACGACCTGGGCGGAAGCTCCGCGCAGATGATCAACCTCGCGATCTACCTCCAGAAGAAGGGGCTGCACGTCCTGGCCTTCGACTTCCGCGGCCACGGCGCGAGCGCCGAGGCCGCCGCGACGCTCGGCGCGACGGAGAAGCGGGACGTCCTGGGGGCCCTCGACTACCTGGTCGCGCGGGGGGGAGGCGCGATCGACCTGCGCCGGGTCGGCGTCTACGGAACCGGCTCGGGAGCGCACGCGGCGGTCCTCGCGGCGGCCGACCGCCCCGTGCTCCGCGTGCTCGTCCTCGACGGCCTCTGGGCCGACGCGGGGCAGAGGCTCGCGCGCGAGGTGTACGGGCGATGGTCTTTCGGGGCGAAGCGGTTGTCGTTCGTCCCGGCGGCGATGCTGCACGCGATCGCGAAGAGCGCCCCCGAGGACGCCCGGGCCGACCGCGCGGTCGCCGGCCTTCGGGGACGGGACGTGTTGTTCGTCGCCCCCGCGGGGGACAGCGCGCTCGCGGCCGCGATGGAGAAGATGTACGCGAGCCTCCCGCAGACGCGCGACGCGGAGGCCAACCTCGTGACGCTCCCGGGGACGGGGACGGCGGGGCTCTACGGCGCCGAGCTCGAGCGCTACCACGACCGGGTCGGGACCTTCCTCGGAACCCGGCTGGCCTCGACCCGCTGATATCTTGGCCGCGATGGCCGCCCCCGGAACCGACGACCTCCCCCTCTGGCTCGCCGCGCGCAAGCGCCGCGTCGAGGAGGCGGTTGCCGCCGCGGTCCCCGCCCTCGGCACCCCCCCCGCGAGCCTTCACGAGGGGATGCGCTACACGCTGCTGCTCCCCGGAAAACGCCTGCGCGGGGTCGTGACCCTCGCCGCGTGCGAGGCGCTCAAGGGGGACGCGGAGGAGGCGCTGCCGTTCGCGGCGGCGGTCGAGATGGTGCACGCGTCCTCGCTCATCCTCGACGACCTGCCGTCGATGGACGACGCGACGCTGCGGCGCGGGAAACCCACGCTCCACCGCGTCGTGGGGGAGGCGAACGCGATCCTCGCCGCCGTGGCGCTGCTCAACCACGCCTTCGCGGTCGTCGCCCGGGCGGCGGCGAGCAAGGACCGCGAGCGGGTGCGCGCCGTCGAGGTCCTCGCCTTCGCGATCGGGGCGGAGGGGCTCGTGGGCGGCCAGGTCGTCGACCTCGAGTCGACCGGCAAGCGCCTCGATCTCGACGAGCTCGAGTTCATCCACAGCCACAAGACCGGCGCGCTCTTCATCGCCGCCGCCGAGCTCGGCGCGATCGCGGCGGGGGCGCGCGAGCGGGACGTGGAGGCGCTGCGCCGCTACGCCAAGAACCTCGGCCTCGCCTTCCAGATCACCGACGACCTGCTCGACTACAGCGGCGACCCGGCCAAGACGGGGAAGGACGCCGGCCTCGACCGCGACCGGACGACGTTCGTGAACCTCTCCGGGATCGACGGGGCGCGCCGCCTCAACGACGAGCTGATCGACGCCGCGATCGCCGCCCTCGAGCCGCTCGGGAAACGCGGCGGGCGCCTGGCCTCCCTCGCGGAGATGGTGCGGGAGCGGGATCGTTGAGCGGGCCCGGGTCGAACGGCTACGACGACGTCCGCCGGCGCCTGGTCGAGCGCGGCTACCTGCAGGGTCGCGTCGAGCGGTTCCTGCTCCGGGACCTCGTCGACCCCGGCTCGGAAGCGCGCGGGATCGCGCGCACCGCGCTGAAGGCGGCGCTGCTGGGGGCGCCGATCCTGGGAGCGCTGCTCGCCGGGGCCGCGGTCGCGGGGAACCGCCCGCTCCTCGGGGCGACCGACGGCCTCGTCCTCTGGCTCTACTTCGCGGTCGTCTCGGGGATCGTCCTCTTCCTGCTCGATCTCGTCGCCGCGTCGATCGTCGTCGCGACCGCGCAGCGCCGCGGCGCGCGGCGGTCGGACACGCTGCGGGCGGGGCTTCTCGTCTCCCTCCCCACGCTCGCCTACCTGCTCGTCCTCTGGTGGAACCGGAAGGGGGGCGGGCTCCTCGAGAACCTCGCCTTCCTCGCCTCGGCGGTCGTGGCGACGGCGCTCATCGCGTGGCTCGCCGGCCTCGTCTCCCTCGCGGGGATCGTCGGCCGCACCGGCCAGGTCCCCGACCGCGGCCGCCGGGCGATCCTCCTCGCCCTTCTCGCGGTCCCGGCTGCGGCGTTCGTCCTCCTCCCGAGGACGGATCCGTCGAACGCCGGCTCCGCCCCGTTCGATCCGGCCCCCGCGACGCGCCTCACCGTCGTCGGCATCGACGGCCTCGACGGCGGGCTCGTCGAGGCGCTCGCCGCGACGGAGGCGGTGGACGGGATGCTCGGCGCGATGCAGCGCGGCGCGGTCCTTCCCTGGAAGCGCCCGCCCGCCGCCCAGCCGCCGGAGATGTGGACGACGCTTCTCACCGGGATGCCGGCCGAGGCGCACGGCGTCCGCGAGGCGGGGGCGCAACGCCTCCCCGGCGTCGCCACGCCGCTGCGCCGGGGAGGGCCGCTCGCCCTCGAGGCGGCGCTGCGTTACCTCCTCCCCGCGCGGGACGTCCCCACGAGCGGCGCCTCGCGCCGCGTGCGCACCGTCTGGGAGATCGTCGGGCTGAAGGCCCCCGCGGCCGCGGTCGGGTTCTGGGCCTCGTGGCCGGCGGCCCCCCCCGGCTACGTCGTCTCCGACCGCGTCCTCGCGAAACTCCTCTCCGACGCCGCGGGGGATCGCGACACCGCCCCGGAGTCGCTGTTCGATCGCCTGCGCCACGAGTTCCCCGAGGACAAACGGGAGATCCGCGCTCGGTTCGACGCGGCGATCGCGCCCGGGGTCTCCGAGCCGCTCCGCCCGCTGGTCTGGGAGTCGTTCCTGATCGATGCCTACGCCTGGCGCGTCGCCGAACGCCTCGCGGGGGACCCGTCGCTCGCGGCGACCTTCGTCTACCTCCCGGGGCTCGACATCCTCCGCTTCCGTCTCGGAGAGCGCGGGACAGCCCCCGGATCGACCGCGATGGTCGAGGCGCAGGCCGCCCTCGAGGCGTACGTGCGCTGGCTCGACGCCCTCGTGGTGGCGGCGGCGAAGGGCGCGGGGCGCACCGTCGTCGTCGCCGATCCGGGGCGCGCCGCGGGCAAAGGCTCCGAGGGGTTCGTCCTCGTCACGGGGGAGGGGACGCGCGCGACCTGCGTCGCGCCGCCGATCGACCCCCTCGACCTCGCGCCGACCCTGCTCGCCCTTTCGGGGTACCCCGCGAGCGACGAGATGCCGGGGCGCGCGTCGCTCCACTGTTTCGAGGGGGTGCGAGAGCGACCCCGCGTTCCGACCTTCGGAAGGCGGGCCCCGATGACGGGGGGCGCGGCGTCGGACTACGACCCCGAGATGATCGAGCGGCTGCGATCGTTGGGGTACGTGCGCTGACCGTATACTGCGCGATCGCATGCCGACCCTCTCCATCGTCGTCCCGGCCTACAACGAGCGGCGCACGCTGCTGACGATCCTCTCGCGCGTTCTGGCCGTCGATCTCTCCGCCCAGGGGCTTCGCAAGGAGATCGTGGTCGTGGACGACGGGTCGCGCGACGGGACGCGCGAGACGATCGAGGCGCTCGGCCGCGACTGGCGCAAGGTCATGGGGCCGGCGCTCGCCAAGCGCGGGATCGATCCGGGCGTGATGGACCGGGCCGAGATCCGGGGGATCCTCCAGCCCGGCAATCGCGGCAAGGGGGCGGCGCTCCGGCGCGGGTTCGAGGAGGCGACGGGGGAGTACGTCGTCGTCCAGGACGCCGACCTCGAATACGACCCGCAGGACTACCCGAGGCTTCTGGTCCCGCTCCTCGACGGGCGGGCCGACGCGGTCTACGGGAGCCGCTTCCTCGGCGAGGAGCGGCGCGTGCTCCTCTACTGGCACTCGATCGGCAACGCCGTGTTGACCGGCTTCTCCAACATGGTCAACGACCTCAACCTCACCGACATGGAGACCTGTTACAAGGCCTTCCGCCGCGACGTCCTGCGGTCGATCAGGCTCACGAGCGACCGTTTCGGCTTCGAGCCGGAGATCACCGCCAAGCTCGCGCGGATGGGGTTCCGCATCTACGAGGTGCCGATCCGCTACGCCGGGCGCGGGTACGAGGCGGGGAAGAAGATCACCTGGAAGGACGGGCTCGAGGCGTTCTGGTGCATCGTGAAGTTCCGCCTCACCGGCGACGTCGCGACCGCCGCCGGCAACGAGACCCTCGAGAAGATCGGCCAGCTCCGCCGTTTCAACCTGCACATGTTCGAGCGGATCCGCCCGTGGCTGGGGAACCGCATCGTCGAGGCCGGGGCGGGGCACGGGAACATCACGAACTACCTCCTCAACTGCGGCGAGGTGATCGCGACCGACCTCGACGACGAGGGGCTGCGGCGCCTGGAGGAGGACTTCGGCGTCCTCGACAACTGCCGCGTCGCGCGGTGGGACATGCGGGAGCCGCTCCCGGTCGATCCCGGCGGCCCGGTGGACACGATCGTCTGCCTCAACGTCCTCGAGCACATCGACGACGAGGCGGCGGCGTTGTCGCGGGCGCGCGAGGTTCTCGCGCCGGCGCAGGGGCGCGTGGTGATCCTCGTCCCCGCGCATCCGTCCCTGTTCTCCCCCCTCGACACCGCGCTCGACCACCAGCGGCGCTACACGAAGGAGACGCTCCACGCGGCCCTCGAGCGCGCCGGGTTCCTCGTCGAGCACGTGGAGTGGTTCAACCTGCTGGGGCTTCCCGGGTGGTGGCTCAACGGCCGCATCCTCAAGCGCGACCGGCTCCCTTCCGGGCAGCTGGGGGTGTTCAACCTCGTGTCGAAGTTCTGGCTGCCGATCGAGCGGATGGTGCCGCTCCCCACCGGTCTCTCGCTGATCGCGGTCGGGAAGGCCGTTCCGAAGGGCTGACGGGTGATCGGCCTCCTCGCCGCCCTCGGGGTCGCCGCCGCGGTGCTCCTGTGCGCATGGGTCGTCGCGACGCGCCTGCTCTCCTCCGCCCCGGGGCGCGAGCAGGTGCTCGCCGCCGGAGTGCTCGCCTGCTGGGGGGCCTACCTCGTCGGGCGCATGCTCCTCGCCGTGCACGCGTTCCGATGGTGGGTCGTGCTCCCTCTCGCCGCGGTCGCGGGGGTGCTCGCGTGGAGGGCCCGTCCCGCTCCGCTCCCGATCCCGGCGATGTCGCGGAGCTTCCTCCTCGCCGCGGGAGCGGTCGCCGCGATCCTCGCGGCGAGGGTGCTCAAGGGGACGGTGTCCCCTCCGCTCGGCTGGGACGCGATCACCTACCACCTCTTCAAGGCCGGGCGCTTCGTCACGCTCGGTCGCTCGATCCACGAGGCCGCTCCCGACGGCTGGGGGTATTACGAGTTCTTCCCCGCGGCGGGAAGCGTGCTCTTCGGCGGGACGATGCTCTTCGCGCGCGACGGCGCGCTCCTCGCGGCGGCGGGCGGAGCCTTCGGCCTTCTCGCCTCGCTGGCCGTCTACACGCTCGCGCGGCGGCTGGGGGCGTCGCGCCCTCCCGCCGCCACCGCCGCGCTCGCGATGGCGGCGACCCCGGCGCTCGCCTCGTTGCTGACGACCGCCTACGTCGACGTCCTCGTCGCCGCCGGGATCCTCGCGGCGCTCGCGCTCGCCCCGTCGAGGGAGGACGGGCATCGCTGGGCCCGGGTCGCGCTCGCCGGTGCGGCGTGCGGCCTCGCCGCCGCGGGGAAGACGAGCGCGGCCCCCGCCGCGGTCGCGCTCGCGGCGGCGATCGGCCTTCTGGCGCCGGGGCTCGCGCCGGCCTTCGTGGGAGTGGCGGCGGGGACGGCGCTCCCCGAGTACCTCGGCACCTGGCTTCGGACCGGGAACCCGCTCTACCCGTTCGGCCTCGCCGTGGCGGGGCACCCCGTGCTCCGGGGGAACGTCCAGCTCACCACGCTTCTCTCCGGGAATTCCCCGAACCACGACGTGAGCGGGTACCCGTGGTGGGAGATCTTCGTCTGGCTGGGGGGGACGTGGCGCTGGCCCCGCAGCGACTTCGCCGGTCTGGGGCTGGGCGCCGCGCTCGTCGCCGTCCTCGCGGCGTGGGGACTCGCGTGCCTTCTGCGCGATCCCGCGCGGCGTCGCGGCGCGCTCGCGCCCCTGCTCGTGGCGGGGGTGCTCGTCGCGGCGGCGTGGTCTCCGGAATCGGTCGCCCTGCGCACCTTGTGGTCGTCGGTTTTCGGACGTCACGTCCTGCCGATCTGGGGGGTGCTGCTGGCGCTCGCCGCGCTCGTTCCCTGGAGCCGCAGCCGGTTCGTCTTCTCGGCGGTCGTCGCGGCCGGCGCGGCGATGTCGATCCCGCTCGGCTGGGGCCGGGCCGACGCCCGCGGCGCCGCGATCCTCGCGGGGGCGCTCGTCGTCGGCCTCGCGCTCCACCGCGCGACCCGCGGCCGCGCGGGGGTGCTGGCGCTTCTCCCGCTCGTGCTCGCCGTGCCCCCGGTGCGCGAAGGGGCGCGTTACGAGGTCTGGCGGGAGGCGGCCGACCCGAAGGGGGGGCCGTACGACTTCCACTCCCTCGACCCCGACGCGGTCTCGGCGTGGCCGATGTGGAAACACCTCGACGGGGTCGCGCCGTCGCGGATCGCGGCGACTTGCGGGTGGAACGGGGTCAGCCAGTCCTGGTATCTGTACCCGCTGCTCGGGTCGCGCCTCCGGCACGAGGTCGTCTACGTCCCGCCGACGATCGACGGCACCGTGGTGGACTACG is part of the Candidatus Polarisedimenticolaceae bacterium genome and encodes:
- the uvrC gene encoding excinuclease ABC subunit UvrC, which produces SKLDALPDRPGVYRYYDAGGELLYVGKAKSLRSRVRSYFQPSAQHPPRTRALVESVADLEIIVVDTETEALILESNLIKKERPRFNVVLRDDKNFPYLKLSLEDTYPRVSLVRRARLDKNLYFGPFIPASLARRSMKMVPRYFQVATCNEVFDGKRRPCLYFHLDQCLAPCAGKTTPDEYGKAVQHARLFLEGRHKDLEASLASRMKEASDALEFEKAARLRDTLRTVEKLAVRQHIASVGLEEQDYFAHHAEGSQAALQLFQMRQGKVQARREFTFDEIDFEPASFYASVLAQYYADQEPPPEVYLPEAPADAELLERFLAGRRGGRVTLKVPERGVKKRFLELVRKNALLAFESRFRAAHAHGVEALESLAEVLGLDEPPFRIECFDISNIQGSDSVASMVVWEGGKPRKSDYRTFTIRSVSGPDDFASMAEAVTRRYRRLLEEDRRLPDLVLIDGGPGQLGAAVRALAIEGLPMLPIVSLAKREEEIFVQGEGEPIRLARSHPALQLLQRVRDEAHRFAVAAHRGKRSRRTIRTALTDVPGIGPATAKKLLRLFGSLDGVKGASDEALVRAAGAKAAAAIRAHFGATLYIPPP
- a CDS encoding farnesyl diphosphate synthase, with the protein product MAAPGTDDLPLWLAARKRRVEEAVAAAVPALGTPPASLHEGMRYTLLLPGKRLRGVVTLAACEALKGDAEEALPFAAAVEMVHASSLILDDLPSMDDATLRRGKPTLHRVVGEANAILAAVALLNHAFAVVARAAASKDRERVRAVEVLAFAIGAEGLVGGQVVDLESTGKRLDLDELEFIHSHKTGALFIAAAELGAIAAGARERDVEALRRYAKNLGLAFQITDDLLDYSGDPAKTGKDAGLDRDRTTFVNLSGIDGARRLNDELIDAAIAALEPLGKRGGRLASLAEMVRERDR
- a CDS encoding alpha/beta fold hydrolase, whose amino-acid sequence is MSVVRRALLVLVVALIAGAGVVFARVWQATHPARAARADQAIALDLAKAEGVTFKAADGVELRGWFLEGTAGGPAVILCHDLGGSSAQMINLAIYLQKKGLHVLAFDFRGHGASAEAAATLGATEKRDVLGALDYLVARGGGAIDLRRVGVYGTGSGAHAAVLAAADRPVLRVLVLDGLWADAGQRLAREVYGRWSFGAKRLSFVPAAMLHAIAKSAPEDARADRAVAGLRGRDVLFVAPAGDSALAAAMEKMYASLPQTRDAEANLVTLPGTGTAGLYGAELERYHDRVGTFLGTRLASTR
- a CDS encoding bifunctional glycosyltransferase/class I SAM-dependent methyltransferase, producing the protein MPTLSIVVPAYNERRTLLTILSRVLAVDLSAQGLRKEIVVVDDGSRDGTRETIEALGRDWRKVMGPALAKRGIDPGVMDRAEIRGILQPGNRGKGAALRRGFEEATGEYVVVQDADLEYDPQDYPRLLVPLLDGRADAVYGSRFLGEERRVLLYWHSIGNAVLTGFSNMVNDLNLTDMETCYKAFRRDVLRSIRLTSDRFGFEPEITAKLARMGFRIYEVPIRYAGRGYEAGKKITWKDGLEAFWCIVKFRLTGDVATAAGNETLEKIGQLRRFNLHMFERIRPWLGNRIVEAGAGHGNITNYLLNCGEVIATDLDDEGLRRLEEDFGVLDNCRVARWDMREPLPVDPGGPVDTIVCLNVLEHIDDEAAALSRAREVLAPAQGRVVILVPAHPSLFSPLDTALDHQRRYTKETLHAALERAGFLVEHVEWFNLLGLPGWWLNGRILKRDRLPSGQLGVFNLVSKFWLPIERMVPLPTGLSLIAVGKAVPKG